One genomic segment of Diceros bicornis minor isolate mBicDic1 chromosome 25, mDicBic1.mat.cur, whole genome shotgun sequence includes these proteins:
- the CCDC59 gene encoding thyroid transcription factor 1-associated protein 26, which translates to MAPVRPAARWRPGSVGTRGEGVSPVGFRNQNVKQRRWRPNHAQAFVGSLREGQGFAFRRKLKIQQNYKKLLWREKKAQTAQESQFTDRYPDHLKHLYLAEEERLRKQLRKVDHPLSEEQVDQPLSEEQGDQPLPVEECSIDQALSEEHCSIEQPQPEEQCSVRVNSITIPKKNKKKTSNQKAQEEYERVQAKRAAKKQEFERRKQEREEAQRLYKKKKMEVFKILSKKTKKGQPNLNLQMEYLLKKIQEKS; encoded by the exons ATGGCGCCGGTGAGGCCGGCAGCAAGGTGGCGGCCAGGGAGTGTGGGGACGCGTGGTGAAGGAGTTTCTCCGGTCGGATTCAGGAATCAGAATGTGAAACAGAGGAGGTGGCGACCTAACCATGCGCAGGCCTTCGTGGGGAGCCTTCGGGAGG GACAAGGCTTTGCATTTCGAAGAAAACTGAAGATTCAGCAAAATTACAAGAAATTGCTGTGGAGGGAAAAGAAAGCCCAAACTGCACAGGAATCCCAATTCACAGATCGGTACCCTGATCATCTGAAACATCTCTATTTAGCGGAAGAAGAAAGACTCAGGAAGCAACTTAGAAAAGTTGACCATCCTTTGTCAGAAGAACAAGTTGACCAGCCTTTGTCAGAAGAACAAGGTGATCAGCCTTTGCCAGTAGAAGAATGTAGCATTGACCAGGCTTTGTCTGAAGAACACTGTAGCATTGAGCAGCCTCAGCCAGAAGAACAATGTAGCGTAAGAGTAAA CTCCATTACtattccaaagaaaaataaaaagaaaacatcaaatcaGAAAGCACAGGAAGAATATGAACGGGTACAAGCTAAGCGTGCTGCTAAGAAACAA GAATTTGAGaggagaaaacaagagagagaagaagcTCAAAGGCtctacaaaaagaagaaaatggaagtgTTCAAAATATTGAGCAAAAAGACTAAAAAGGGCCAACCAAACTTGAATTTACAAATGGAGTAtcttcttaaaaaaatacaagaaaaaagttaa